Sequence from the Plasmodium relictum strain SGS1 genome assembly, chromosome: 6 genome:
TCCATATTATATGATCAAGCCCTGTAACTATCTTTTGTTGTACATTTTTCTTGACCACAATATATGTTGTAACACTCTTGTAGAACACAGTTACCACAATTTGtttctatataaaaatatttatagtaAAACtcaaattcttttttttttttttgagtacataattttttaatatagatCATAATATGCCATAATATTTCCTAAACTGTAAGAATTGCatagttttttcttttcatatgTATTTTAATTTGTTAATACAAATCCAGAATTTAATGTGCATTCATAGTGATTAGAGATTTTATCTATAGGTATCAATTTTTAACAATTGAATTAACTACAGCATCTGTTATAGAATATTTTACAAGTAGAATAATAAGtacaaacaaaaaatttaaagatatACTCATTTTCAgtgagaaaaaaataaatattttaatatagtgAATTATAacttcattaatttttaaatatttatagttTGGTATTacaattcataaaaaaaagagacaaaagacaaatgaaaaaaaaaaaaaaaaagagtaaaaaaaaaaaaaaatgaaacaaaaaaggaaaaagaaaaatatacttaaataattctttttagtGCCagttatatatttgtatcattttattatatatattttatgtaataacatttatttatatttttcttttacagtaaaaaattattgaacgctgaaaagataaaataagttTTATTCAGGTtagtaaatataattataaattaatgatcttgaaattattttttttaattaaattgtatgtattcaaataatatagaataaagcaattaagaaaattataCTTAATGTATTGAAAACTGATAGGTTCCTATTAAAACTACCTGAGGATGAATCCTTATCATTACCATCAGCACCATCACCATCACCGCCACCACCACCACCACCACTGCTACTAGATCCGGATTCATCAATAGTACATGTATAAAATGGTCCCTCTTGTTTACATATATCACCTATTTGGCAATATAATGTACATTCAGTTGTCCCGTCTTTTGTGCATGCTCCATTATCTTCTGGATTTACGTCTTTGCCTATATTGCACGAACACATTGGTCTATCCGGATTATCTGGATTTTCTATGCACTTTCCATTTACACAATCAATATTTTTGCAAACAGCTGGAACACATGAATCACCTTGTTTAATATAACCTATCGAACACTGGCAAGTCAATTTGCTTTGGCCATTTCTAACTGGAGATTCTGTGCACACAGAATAATTATCACAAGGTCTATGTGTGCTATCTAAGTGGTCACATTTAAATATTGGTGAGCACATATCTTCATCTAAATTTACATATCCATTATTACACTTACACTCCTTATGATTACTCATTTGTATCTCATAACCATTTATACAGTTCCAATAAGAACAACCAACTTCAGTTAATATAActgaaattataataaaaaggaaaaacaaaaaactataagaaaatttcatttttttaaataatgacaaattaaaaattttgttaaaCAATCTATATAACATAAATggaaatgaaattaaaaatgaagataataagacaaagaaattaaaaaaaaaaaaaaaataaataaaataaaataaaataaaatgaaattaaaatataaagtacataaaatacttaaaattttttattaggtagctttttttttttttttttcatatatttaaaagagtTATTTTTGTTTGCGTGAATGTTCAGAAagtatcaaaaaaaaaaaaaaaaaaatatgtcttaatatttataaaaacaatTGTGAAACATTAAAATCCATTAATTTGTTCCTTTTATTTGGTATTGTATCTCTTTCAAACAATACAAAACTCTACTAAAGatgaaaattatgaaaatatactAAAAATACTGAAACATGACCTACTTCTATGATTATTTTTGCCATCGTTATTGCTGTCGTTACTGTTGCTTCAAATCAGTAGCTTTCTGTCAAATCATTATAATAATCATTTTTGACTGTACATTATGAACCctgtaatataataattattttttattttcattattcgCACACTTTAATTAGGTATAATTATCTggaagaaaatttttattaacacaATATGCACATTATGTATGTTTAATTTGTAGAT
This genomic interval carries:
- the P28 gene encoding 28 kDa ookinete surface protein, putative, which codes for MKFSYSFLFFLFIIISVILTEVGCSYWNCINGYEIQMSNHKECKCNNGYVNLDEDMCSPIFKCDHLDSTHRPCDNYSVCTESPVRNGQSKLTCQCSIGYIKQGDSCVPAVCKNIDCVNGKCIENPDNPDRPMCSCNIGKDVNPEDNGACTKDGTTECTLYCQIGDICKQEGPFYTCTIDESGSSSSGGGGGGGDGDGADGNDKDSSSGSFNRNLSVFNTLSIIFLIALFYII